Proteins encoded by one window of Halorubrum ruber:
- a CDS encoding polymer-forming cytoskeletal protein, giving the protein MSLRGDGPIEELSIPSGTTVEEHDVVVDGDVLVGGQSTVELGVRGRNVAIGERVRVGDDIEAEGDCRLDTWCSVDGNVLVGEDAYLGERVTVTGRLMVSGDLDIGDDVTIEEGFEANGWIVIRNPVPTIVFYFIVLSQLLRVGETDAADELAEALADGDDVRDPLLVPRSAEISDDAWRVSTPATVGDDCRLHGNLRAESIRVGERNEVFGSLRARDDVTVGADTVIHGDVTTRGGTVTVESGARVLGDVSAGDLVVYDGAEIQGTLRARGEMKLIQETEEADDDADETDPADADEAADDASETDLDDSDEVAADDADADTNGDESETDDKPVEDEPSASDGADGLEADDDETVDGEAVTEADANEAENADDETADDETTDDETAEEAAPVTADAPTADDES; this is encoded by the coding sequence GTGTCGCTGCGAGGAGACGGTCCGATAGAGGAGCTCTCGATCCCGTCCGGGACGACCGTCGAGGAGCACGACGTGGTCGTCGACGGCGACGTGCTCGTGGGCGGACAGTCGACCGTCGAGCTCGGCGTCCGCGGCCGCAACGTCGCGATCGGCGAGCGCGTCAGGGTCGGCGACGATATCGAGGCCGAGGGCGACTGCCGGCTCGACACGTGGTGTTCCGTCGACGGTAACGTGCTGGTCGGCGAGGACGCGTACCTCGGCGAGCGGGTGACCGTCACCGGCCGCCTGATGGTCTCCGGCGACCTCGACATCGGCGACGACGTGACGATCGAGGAGGGGTTCGAGGCCAACGGCTGGATCGTCATCCGCAACCCGGTGCCGACGATCGTCTTCTACTTCATCGTCCTCTCGCAGCTGCTGCGCGTCGGCGAGACCGACGCCGCGGACGAGTTAGCCGAGGCGCTCGCCGACGGCGACGACGTCCGGGATCCCCTGTTAGTCCCGCGGAGCGCCGAGATCTCCGACGACGCGTGGCGCGTGTCGACGCCGGCGACCGTCGGCGACGACTGCCGCCTCCACGGCAACCTCCGCGCCGAGTCGATCCGCGTCGGCGAGCGCAACGAGGTGTTCGGCTCGCTGCGCGCCCGCGACGACGTCACCGTCGGCGCCGACACGGTCATCCACGGCGACGTGACGACCCGCGGAGGAACCGTGACCGTCGAGAGCGGCGCGCGCGTCCTCGGCGATGTCTCCGCGGGCGACCTGGTCGTGTACGACGGCGCGGAGATACAGGGCACCCTCCGGGCGCGCGGCGAGATGAAGCTGATCCAGGAGACGGAAGAAGCGGACGACGATGCGGACGAGACCGACCCCGCCGACGCAGACGAAGCGGCCGACGACGCGAGCGAGACCGACCTCGACGATTCGGACGAAGTGGCTGCCGACGACGCCGACGCCGATACCAACGGCGACGAATCCGAGACGGACGACAAGCCGGTCGAGGACGAACCGTCGGCGTCCGACGGCGCAGATGGACTGGAGGCCGACGACGACGAGACCGTCGACGGCGAAGCGGTCACCGAAGCCGACGCGAACGAGGCCGAAAACGCCGACGACGAGACCGCCGACGACGAGACCACCGACGACGAGACCGCCGAGGAGGCCGCGCCGGTGACCGCCGACGCGCCGACAGCCGACGACGAGTCCTGA
- a CDS encoding PH domain-containing protein, translated as MTAQTLHPRVQVVWVLRAVLLSALVTAPFAGGAYLEYLPRWAPVAVGAVVLTLTVAHALLRYRRWSYEIREDAIYLDRGVITQVRTTVPLVRIQHVDSRRGPIERTVGLASCVVYTAGSRGADVRIPGLTPDGASDLREELKRLAIRADGEDAV; from the coding sequence ATGACGGCACAGACGCTTCACCCCCGAGTCCAAGTCGTGTGGGTCCTCCGCGCGGTGCTGCTCTCGGCGCTCGTCACCGCGCCGTTCGCCGGCGGCGCGTACCTCGAATACCTCCCGCGGTGGGCCCCGGTCGCCGTCGGGGCCGTCGTCCTGACGCTCACCGTCGCGCACGCGCTGCTCCGCTACCGCCGCTGGAGCTACGAGATCCGCGAGGACGCGATCTACCTCGACCGCGGCGTGATCACGCAGGTGCGGACGACGGTGCCGCTGGTCCGGATCCAGCACGTCGACTCCCGCCGCGGCCCGATCGAGCGGACGGTCGGGCTCGCCTCCTGCGTGGTGTACACCGCGGGATCGCGCGGCGCGGACGTGCGGATCCCCGGGCTGACGCCGGACGGCGCGAGCGACCTCCGCGAGGAGCTGAAGCGGCTGGCGATCCGCGCCGACGGGGAGGACGCGGTGTGA
- a CDS encoding DEAD/DEAH box helicase, whose protein sequence is MRVRDLPLSQPVVDHFAERGVRELYPPQRAAVEAGVCEGADVVAAVPTASGKTFIAQLALLTADGPGLYVCPLRALAREKYETFAALPGVDVGISTGDFDATGEALAGNDVVVATSEKVDSAIRNGASWVDELACVVVDEVHLLGAKRRGPTLEVTLATLRRRNPELQTVALSATVNNPDAIADWLDATLVESEWRPVELRTGVAVGGEVAFDDGTGLSVDVDSGETEADGERNGDDAGERGDEDESDPTEVTAALVADAVADGGQCLAFVRSRREAVDLAERLADDGLAAELGVEEAAAAAAEEATDVDGTLTGRQLADCLRAGVAFHHAGLRSGHRAVVESAFRERDVACICATPTLAAGVNVPARRVVVRDQRRYGEGGMAWIPTLEVHQMCGRAGRPGLDPHGEAVLVADADTREEVHERYVEGEPEAVESQLADPAALRTHVLAAIATEFAATETEILDVFEGTFYAREAGAGGLADAVAVAVDDLVAAGMIARETGGVEDYRLVATAVGETTSKQYVRPETGERIVAGLRAAVDLADATTLTAFEVICDTPDMQDTYLGNAERADVYQFARTNAAHLTTDMTEPDDFEGWLESVKTARILDEWIGGATVEELVERYRIGPGDLDSRVERAEWLLSAAEALGETIGVSVPAVSRARSRL, encoded by the coding sequence ATGCGCGTCCGGGACCTGCCGCTGTCTCAGCCCGTCGTCGACCACTTCGCCGAGCGCGGCGTGCGCGAGCTGTACCCGCCGCAGCGCGCGGCGGTCGAGGCGGGCGTCTGCGAGGGCGCCGACGTCGTCGCGGCGGTGCCGACCGCGTCGGGCAAGACGTTCATCGCCCAGCTCGCGCTGCTAACCGCGGACGGGCCCGGGCTGTACGTCTGCCCGCTCCGCGCGCTCGCCCGCGAGAAGTACGAGACGTTCGCGGCGCTCCCCGGCGTCGACGTGGGCATCTCCACCGGCGACTTCGACGCCACGGGCGAGGCGCTCGCGGGCAACGACGTGGTGGTCGCCACGAGCGAGAAGGTGGACTCCGCGATCCGCAACGGCGCCTCGTGGGTCGACGAGCTGGCCTGCGTCGTCGTCGACGAGGTCCACCTCCTCGGCGCGAAGCGGCGCGGGCCGACGCTCGAAGTGACGCTGGCGACGCTGCGGCGGCGGAACCCGGAGCTCCAGACCGTGGCGCTGTCGGCGACCGTCAACAACCCTGACGCGATCGCGGACTGGCTCGACGCCACCCTCGTCGAGTCCGAGTGGCGCCCGGTCGAGCTTCGGACCGGCGTCGCCGTCGGCGGCGAGGTCGCGTTCGACGATGGGACGGGCCTGTCGGTCGATGTCGACTCCGGTGAGACGGAGGCCGACGGCGAGCGCAACGGCGACGACGCCGGCGAGCGCGGCGACGAGGACGAGAGCGATCCCACCGAGGTCACGGCCGCCCTGGTCGCGGACGCCGTCGCCGACGGCGGCCAGTGTCTCGCGTTCGTCCGCTCGCGGCGCGAGGCGGTCGACCTCGCTGAGCGGCTCGCGGACGACGGCCTCGCCGCAGAGTTAGGAGTCGAGGAGGCGGCCGCGGCGGCGGCCGAGGAGGCGACCGACGTGGACGGCACCCTCACCGGCCGACAGCTCGCGGACTGCCTGCGCGCGGGCGTCGCGTTCCATCACGCGGGGCTCCGGTCGGGCCACCGCGCGGTCGTCGAGTCGGCGTTCCGCGAGCGCGACGTGGCCTGTATCTGCGCCACGCCCACGCTGGCGGCCGGCGTCAACGTCCCCGCCCGCCGCGTCGTCGTCCGCGACCAGCGTCGGTACGGTGAGGGAGGTATGGCGTGGATCCCAACGCTGGAGGTTCACCAGATGTGCGGCCGCGCGGGGCGCCCGGGGCTCGACCCGCACGGCGAGGCGGTGCTCGTCGCGGACGCCGACACGCGCGAGGAGGTTCACGAGCGGTACGTCGAGGGCGAGCCCGAGGCGGTCGAGTCGCAGCTCGCCGACCCGGCCGCGCTCCGGACCCACGTCCTCGCGGCGATAGCGACGGAGTTCGCCGCGACCGAGACGGAGATCCTCGACGTGTTCGAGGGGACGTTCTACGCACGAGAAGCGGGCGCGGGCGGCCTCGCGGATGCCGTCGCCGTCGCGGTCGACGACCTCGTCGCGGCCGGGATGATCGCCCGGGAGACGGGCGGCGTCGAGGACTACAGACTCGTCGCGACCGCGGTCGGCGAGACGACCTCGAAGCAGTACGTCCGACCCGAGACGGGCGAGCGGATCGTCGCCGGGCTCCGGGCGGCGGTCGACCTGGCGGACGCGACGACGCTCACCGCGTTCGAGGTTATCTGCGACACGCCGGACATGCAGGACACCTATCTCGGGAACGCCGAGCGCGCGGACGTCTACCAGTTCGCGCGGACGAACGCCGCGCACCTCACGACGGACATGACCGAACCGGACGACTTCGAGGGGTGGCTGGAGTCGGTGAAGACGGCGCGCATCCTCGACGAGTGGATCGGCGGGGCGACCGTCGAGGAGCTCGTCGAGCGCTACCGGATCGGCCCCGGCGACCTCGACTCGCGGGTCGAGCGCGCGGAGTGGCTGCTGAGCGCGGCCGAGGCGCTGGGGGAGACGATCGGCGTCAGCGTCCCCGCGGTGTCGCGGGCGCGGTCGCGGCTGTGA
- a CDS encoding HalX domain-containing protein, whose translation MSEQPPLVLVVEDEPDLADLYAAWLGDEYRVRTAYGGREALDELDEADDEVDAILLDRRMPGLSGDEVLTAVRDRGIDCRVAMVTAVEPDFDILEMGFDDYLVKPVTSDTLRETVEGLLRRGEYDTEVQELFSLTSKKAMLESEKSASDLADNEEYQRLTDRIEELREQADESRDAVATDDEDYEKLFQDFDTE comes from the coding sequence ATGAGTGAGCAACCGCCGCTGGTCCTCGTGGTCGAGGACGAACCCGACTTAGCCGACCTGTACGCCGCATGGCTCGGTGACGAGTATCGCGTCCGAACCGCGTACGGCGGTCGTGAGGCCCTCGACGAACTCGACGAGGCCGACGACGAGGTCGACGCGATCCTCCTCGACCGCCGGATGCCCGGCCTCTCCGGCGACGAGGTCCTCACCGCCGTCCGCGACCGCGGCATCGACTGCCGGGTCGCGATGGTCACCGCAGTCGAGCCCGACTTCGACATCTTAGAGATGGGGTTCGACGACTACCTCGTCAAGCCTGTCACGAGCGACACGCTTCGTGAGACGGTGGAGGGACTACTGCGCCGCGGCGAGTACGACACGGAGGTCCAAGAGCTGTTCTCGCTGACCTCGAAGAAGGCGATGCTGGAGTCGGAGAAGAGCGCGAGCGACCTCGCCGACAACGAGGAGTACCAGCGGCTCACCGACCGGATCGAGGAGCTCCGCGAGCAGGCCGACGAGTCGCGCGACGCGGTCGCGACCGACGACGAGGACTACGAGAAGCTCTTCCAGGACTTCGACACCGAATAA
- a CDS encoding DUF5800 family protein, whose protein sequence is MSTDLTFTDRGVDVVYEGTEFELEKTLIEEATGKSYRDVTDHEVLTIVAEDPNLDGEPVRIGDVL, encoded by the coding sequence ATGAGCACGGACCTGACGTTCACTGACCGCGGCGTCGACGTCGTCTACGAGGGCACGGAGTTCGAGTTAGAGAAGACGCTGATCGAGGAGGCGACCGGGAAGTCGTACCGCGACGTCACCGACCACGAGGTCCTGACGATCGTCGCCGAGGACCCGAATCTGGACGGCGAGCCGGTCCGAATCGGCGACGTGCTGTAG
- a CDS encoding phytoene/squalene synthase family protein, which yields MSGREHGPAEADLAWCHEAVQGVSRTFALTVDVLEEPMASQICVGYLLCRVADTVEDAGHIPPDAQSDVLRTYRRAIDPDDETDIGAFREAVDEWLPAERDDDWTVVAEAPTIAATFEELDPEAQAAIVPPVLEMVDGMAMFVDRHATEGGLRIDDRDELEQYCYYAAGTVGNLITNLLTREDIGEERAERLRETAEEFGLLLQLVNVSKDVYDDYTEENNVYLPAEWLEAEGVDQERVVHPENRESSARVVDRTADYARSFLDDAQAYLETMPLSNGNTMEAWTVPYLLAVGTLRELGSRPEDALTETGVKVSRQEVFAVMSAASDVGRDSLAELRQTIARTPFHRAVGSAD from the coding sequence ATGAGCGGACGAGAACACGGCCCCGCGGAGGCCGACCTTGCGTGGTGTCACGAGGCGGTCCAGGGGGTCTCGCGGACCTTCGCGCTGACAGTCGACGTGCTAGAGGAGCCGATGGCCTCGCAGATCTGCGTCGGCTACCTCCTCTGTCGCGTCGCCGACACGGTGGAAGACGCCGGCCACATCCCGCCGGACGCCCAGAGCGACGTGTTGCGGACCTACCGACGAGCGATCGACCCGGACGACGAGACCGACATCGGCGCGTTCCGCGAGGCGGTCGACGAGTGGCTGCCCGCCGAGCGCGACGACGACTGGACCGTCGTCGCCGAAGCGCCCACCATCGCCGCGACGTTCGAGGAGCTCGACCCGGAGGCTCAGGCGGCCATCGTCCCGCCCGTGTTAGAGATGGTCGACGGGATGGCGATGTTCGTCGACCGCCACGCCACCGAGGGCGGGCTCCGCATCGACGACCGCGACGAGTTAGAGCAGTACTGCTACTACGCGGCCGGCACCGTCGGCAACCTCATCACGAACCTGCTCACCCGCGAGGACATCGGCGAGGAGCGCGCGGAGCGCCTGCGGGAGACCGCCGAGGAGTTCGGACTCCTCCTCCAGCTCGTCAACGTCTCGAAGGACGTCTACGACGACTACACCGAGGAGAACAACGTCTACCTCCCCGCCGAGTGGCTAGAGGCCGAGGGCGTCGACCAGGAGCGCGTCGTCCACCCCGAGAACCGCGAGTCGTCCGCGCGCGTCGTCGACCGCACCGCCGACTACGCCCGCTCGTTCCTCGACGACGCGCAGGCGTACTTGGAGACGATGCCGCTCTCGAACGGGAACACGATGGAGGCGTGGACCGTGCCGTACCTGCTCGCGGTCGGCACCCTCCGCGAGCTCGGGAGCCGCCCGGAGGACGCGCTCACCGAGACCGGCGTGAAGGTGTCCAGACAGGAGGTGTTCGCGGTGATGTCCGCCGCGAGCGACGTGGGCCGCGACTCGCTCGCGGAGCTCCGCCAGACCATCGCCCGGACCCCGTTCCACCGCGCCGTCGGCTCGGCCGACTGA
- a CDS encoding DUF5786 family protein, whose amino-acid sequence MGFGSYDESEQKDQDVDTDEDDAVNVHENDHDGDVTIEGDADTDDLVGRLSEMRDDEAED is encoded by the coding sequence ATGGGATTCGGATCGTACGACGAGAGCGAACAGAAGGACCAGGACGTCGACACCGACGAGGACGACGCGGTGAACGTCCACGAGAACGACCACGACGGCGACGTCACCATCGAGGGCGACGCCGACACCGACGACCTCGTCGGTCGCCTCTCGGAGATGCGCGACGACGAAGCCGAGGACTGA
- a CDS encoding DUF5795 family protein, which produces MSNRVVQGRMVTPEKLAELVEGESVLEAESITDADRDCPECGGDVISVGYMPSVTEFVTGYKCQDCDWSDDDRGE; this is translated from the coding sequence ATGTCGAACCGCGTCGTTCAGGGACGGATGGTGACACCCGAGAAGCTCGCAGAGCTGGTCGAAGGAGAGTCGGTACTGGAGGCCGAGTCGATCACGGACGCCGACCGCGACTGCCCGGAGTGCGGCGGCGACGTCATCTCCGTCGGGTACATGCCGAGCGTGACCGAGTTCGTCACCGGGTACAAGTGTCAGGACTGCGACTGGAGCGACGACGACAGGGGGGAGTAG
- a CDS encoding PH domain-containing protein produces the protein MKLAPQSVPYRALQKAAGTAVALFVIVNSGGFGLPLAVGGGAAILLVMLAYEVAYYRRFEYVLTEDTLDISSGVISRREREIPYRRIQNVDVSRGVLQRAIGVAAVDLETAGGSSTEGSIRFVTPAEATRLQREVQRRKSANSRAEDAGDGAATDPDAVGGGRDDAFAPDEEELFAISPSELALVGALSFDGRLIGLLAFLSSGSFPVLSSFLPETSAAALTATAFVGVAALFIASWLIGAGVAFSNYYGFRLSRAGDELRYERGLFRRYSGSIPTEKVQTLRITDNPAKRALGYASLSIETAGYAPGQDANSGNQSAVPIAATERVYRLAHEIESFGTPDFNRPPKRIRWRYVIRYAMIVGVLTAVAYGVNWYVSPSLPWYGVAGILVVVPPAAHLKWKHRGYWVGEDHLLTRNGFWSRTVAVVPYYRIQNVIDSRTVFQRRWGVATIVADTAGTSSLTGSDAAAVDFEVDEAETLKETITERLATAVAERRSEGTDSFEWIDDGAEGDGSVGADEAVEGDERTGATESVEGDEEPEGDQTGSDGPAEDAVVDAEADDATTEAPADDEPEIPDDGVVRPDFSPSDRDYSEPAERIDTGGYAVDQNPSDADVAHGPNADDERDGSETEDDRDGDETNGDRNDDERADADDADDYPENGDEGPENGDSDSRP, from the coding sequence GTGAAGTTAGCGCCGCAGTCGGTCCCGTACCGCGCGCTCCAGAAGGCGGCCGGGACCGCCGTCGCGCTGTTCGTGATCGTGAACAGCGGCGGGTTCGGCCTCCCGCTCGCGGTCGGCGGCGGGGCCGCGATCCTCCTCGTGATGCTCGCCTACGAGGTGGCGTACTACCGCCGGTTCGAGTACGTCCTCACGGAGGACACGCTCGACATCTCCTCCGGCGTCATCTCCCGGCGCGAGCGGGAGATCCCCTACCGGCGGATCCAGAACGTCGACGTGAGCCGCGGCGTGCTCCAGCGCGCGATCGGCGTCGCCGCGGTCGACTTAGAGACCGCCGGCGGCTCCAGCACGGAGGGGTCGATCCGCTTCGTCACGCCCGCGGAGGCGACGCGGCTCCAGCGCGAGGTTCAGCGCCGGAAGTCGGCGAACTCGCGGGCCGAGGACGCTGGCGACGGGGCGGCGACGGACCCGGACGCGGTCGGGGGCGGCCGCGACGACGCGTTCGCGCCCGACGAGGAGGAGCTGTTCGCCATCTCGCCGAGCGAGCTGGCCTTGGTCGGGGCGCTGTCGTTCGACGGGCGCCTGATCGGCCTCCTCGCCTTCCTGAGCTCCGGGTCGTTCCCGGTGTTATCGAGCTTCCTCCCGGAGACGTCGGCCGCCGCGCTCACCGCGACGGCGTTCGTTGGCGTCGCGGCGCTTTTCATCGCGTCGTGGCTGATCGGCGCGGGCGTCGCCTTCTCGAACTACTACGGGTTCCGGCTCTCACGCGCCGGCGACGAGCTCCGCTACGAGCGCGGGCTGTTCCGCCGGTACAGCGGGTCTATCCCCACCGAGAAGGTCCAGACGCTGCGGATCACGGACAACCCCGCCAAGCGCGCGCTCGGCTACGCGAGCCTCTCCATCGAGACCGCGGGGTACGCGCCCGGACAGGACGCGAATTCCGGGAACCAGTCCGCCGTGCCGATCGCCGCGACGGAGCGCGTCTACCGGCTCGCACACGAGATCGAGTCGTTCGGAACGCCGGATTTCAACCGGCCGCCCAAGCGGATCCGGTGGCGGTACGTCATCCGGTACGCGATGATCGTCGGGGTACTCACGGCCGTCGCGTACGGCGTGAACTGGTACGTCTCGCCGTCGCTCCCGTGGTACGGCGTCGCCGGGATCCTCGTCGTCGTTCCGCCCGCGGCGCACCTGAAGTGGAAGCACCGCGGCTACTGGGTCGGCGAGGACCACCTCCTCACGCGGAACGGGTTCTGGAGCCGGACCGTCGCCGTCGTCCCGTACTACCGGATCCAGAACGTGATCGACAGCCGCACCGTGTTCCAGCGGCGGTGGGGCGTCGCGACGATCGTCGCCGACACGGCGGGGACCAGTTCGCTGACCGGCAGCGACGCCGCGGCCGTCGACTTCGAGGTCGACGAGGCCGAGACGCTGAAGGAGACGATCACAGAGCGCCTCGCGACCGCCGTCGCGGAGCGCCGGAGCGAGGGGACCGACTCCTTCGAGTGGATCGACGACGGCGCGGAGGGAGACGGCAGCGTCGGAGCGGACGAGGCCGTCGAAGGCGACGAACGGACCGGAGCGACGGAGAGCGTCGAAGGCGACGAGGAGCCCGAAGGCGACCAGACCGGCAGCGACGGTCCCGCCGAGGACGCGGTCGTCGACGCGGAAGCGGACGACGCGACGACCGAGGCGCCTGCGGACGACGAGCCAGAGATACCCGACGACGGCGTCGTCCGTCCGGATTTCTCGCCGAGCGACCGCGACTACTCGGAGCCCGCGGAGCGGATCGACACGGGCGGCTACGCGGTCGACCAGAACCCCTCAGACGCCGACGTCGCGCACGGCCCGAACGCGGACGATGAGCGGGACGGAAGCGAGACCGAGGACGACCGGGACGGAGACGAGACGAACGGCGACCGCAACGATGACGAACGGGCGGACGCCGACGACGCTGACGACTATCCCGAGAACGGCGACGAAGGCCCCGAGAACGGCGACTCCGACTCGCGGCCCTGA
- a CDS encoding DUF5794 domain-containing protein, which yields MSTSRHPVALRLEQQVGSATKLLATVMALPLVDGIFPALVVAGVLGSATGVVETGILIFGGSATAAVILAEMDGSRREMAASILLIGAVIIPVAAVEAALAPTLQGLLNLPVFERFAGLVILTVAAKTASSEVGEYLPSPGVIIGLGLVASFDPSGFALRTSTEYVVNGTAAAAVGVGFALSIALLSPHLRGRVDIDRFRFGSAVALGVLALPILLGPFDLMQTDAPIALAVLAVTTLFAYDPNSDGVASAAGDGDAHDGDAPDAPADEEGEDSTDAGDGPEEAPSEPPLDAPPEGPAPIVDDDVAVLANGGEARETDDDPDPFTDDDSRAPWL from the coding sequence ATGAGCACGTCACGCCACCCGGTCGCCCTGCGGCTCGAACAGCAGGTCGGGAGCGCGACGAAGCTGCTCGCGACCGTCATGGCCCTGCCGCTCGTCGACGGCATCTTCCCCGCTCTCGTCGTCGCCGGCGTCCTCGGATCGGCCACGGGCGTCGTCGAGACCGGTATCCTCATCTTCGGCGGCTCCGCGACCGCCGCGGTGATCCTCGCGGAGATGGACGGCTCCCGCCGGGAGATGGCGGCCTCGATCCTGCTGATCGGCGCGGTGATCATCCCGGTCGCCGCCGTCGAGGCCGCACTCGCGCCGACGCTTCAGGGACTGCTGAACCTACCCGTCTTCGAGCGGTTCGCCGGGCTCGTCATCCTGACCGTCGCCGCCAAGACCGCCAGCTCGGAGGTCGGCGAGTACCTGCCGAGCCCGGGCGTGATCATCGGGCTCGGCCTCGTCGCGAGCTTCGACCCGTCGGGGTTCGCCCTGCGGACCTCGACCGAGTACGTGGTCAACGGCACCGCGGCCGCCGCCGTGGGCGTCGGGTTCGCCCTGTCGATCGCGCTGCTGTCGCCGCACCTCCGCGGCCGCGTCGACATCGACCGATTCCGGTTCGGCTCCGCGGTCGCGCTGGGCGTGCTCGCGTTACCGATCCTGCTCGGCCCGTTCGACCTCATGCAGACGGACGCCCCGATCGCGCTCGCGGTGCTCGCCGTGACGACCTTGTTCGCGTACGACCCGAACTCGGACGGGGTGGCGAGCGCCGCCGGCGATGGCGACGCGCACGACGGCGACGCGCCGGACGCCCCTGCCGACGAGGAGGGCGAGGACTCCACCGACGCCGGCGACGGACCCGAGGAGGCGCCGAGCGAGCCGCCGCTCGACGCGCCGCCCGAGGGGCCCGCCCCCATCGTCGACGACGACGTCGCGGTCCTCGCGAACGGCGGCGAGGCGCGCGAGACCGACGACGACCCGGACCCGTTCACGGACGACGACTCCCGGGCGCCGTGGCTGTGA
- the guaB gene encoding IMP dehydrogenase — MATDSGRFSAKLEVPEALTFDDVLLRPKESRVEPDDADLSTRVSKHVELTVPVLSAAMDTVTESDLAIAMAREGGLGVLHRNMTVEETAAEVERVKRAHELVIRRENVVTVSPDDTVSEADAVMERQGVSGAPVVDEDDAVLGIISGTDIRPYLEVGEEDAVREAMTDEVITAPEDVEAREALELMYDHKIERVPVVDGDDRLVGLVTMQGILQRREHEEAARDETGRLLAGVAVGPFEEERAVAADEAGVDVIFIDCAHAHNLNVLDSAEAIKATVDADVVVGNVGTREAAEAAVDFADGLKVGIGPGSICTTRVVSGAGMPQMTAVAEVADVAADHGVPVIADGGIRYSGDAIKALAAGADAVMLGSYFAGTDEAPGRVITMQGKKYKQYRGMGSVGAMKSGGGDRYLKEEDEDEEFVPEGVEAATPYKGSLASELHQLTGGIRSGMGYVGAETVPDLHERAEFVRVSTAGQSESHPHDVMITDEAPNYSPDE, encoded by the coding sequence ATGGCGACAGATTCTGGCCGATTCTCGGCGAAGCTCGAGGTTCCGGAAGCGCTGACGTTCGACGATGTACTGCTCCGACCCAAGGAGAGCCGGGTCGAGCCCGACGACGCCGACCTGAGTACGCGGGTGTCGAAGCACGTCGAGCTCACCGTGCCCGTGCTGTCGGCGGCGATGGACACCGTCACCGAGAGCGACCTCGCGATCGCGATGGCCCGCGAGGGCGGGCTCGGCGTCCTCCACCGCAACATGACCGTCGAAGAGACGGCCGCCGAGGTCGAGCGCGTCAAGCGCGCGCACGAGCTCGTCATCCGCCGCGAGAACGTCGTCACCGTCTCGCCGGACGACACCGTCAGCGAGGCGGACGCCGTGATGGAGCGACAGGGCGTCTCCGGGGCCCCCGTCGTCGACGAGGACGACGCCGTCCTCGGGATCATCTCCGGCACCGACATCCGCCCGTACCTCGAGGTCGGCGAGGAAGACGCCGTCCGCGAGGCGATGACCGACGAGGTCATCACCGCGCCTGAGGACGTCGAGGCCCGCGAGGCGCTGGAGCTGATGTACGACCACAAGATCGAGCGCGTCCCGGTCGTCGACGGCGACGACCGGCTCGTCGGCCTCGTCACGATGCAGGGCATCCTCCAGCGCCGCGAGCACGAGGAGGCCGCCCGCGACGAGACGGGGCGCCTGCTCGCTGGCGTCGCCGTCGGGCCCTTCGAGGAGGAGCGCGCCGTCGCGGCCGACGAGGCCGGCGTTGACGTCATCTTCATCGACTGCGCCCACGCCCACAACCTCAACGTCCTCGACTCCGCGGAGGCAATCAAGGCGACCGTCGACGCCGACGTCGTCGTCGGCAACGTCGGGACGCGCGAGGCCGCCGAGGCCGCAGTCGACTTCGCAGACGGGCTGAAGGTGGGCATCGGGCCGGGCTCGATCTGTACCACGCGCGTGGTCAGCGGCGCGGGGATGCCCCAGATGACTGCGGTCGCTGAGGTCGCGGACGTCGCCGCCGACCACGGCGTGCCCGTTATCGCCGACGGCGGCATCCGCTACTCCGGCGACGCGATCAAGGCGCTCGCGGCTGGCGCCGACGCGGTGATGCTCGGCTCCTACTTCGCCGGTACCGACGAGGCCCCCGGCCGCGTCATCACGATGCAGGGCAAGAAGTACAAGCAGTACCGCGGGATGGGCTCCGTCGGCGCGATGAAGTCCGGTGGCGGCGACCGCTACCTCAAGGAGGAGGACGAAGACGAGGAGTTCGTCCCCGAGGGCGTCGAGGCGGCGACCCCGTACAAGGGGAGCCTCGCCTCCGAGCTCCACCAGCTCACCGGCGGGATCCGCTCCGGGATGGGGTACGTCGGCGCCGAGACCGTCCCCGACCTCCACGAGCGCGCGGAGTTCGTCCGCGTCTCCACCGCGGGCCAGAGCGAGAGCCACCCGCACGACGTGATGATCACGGACGAGGCGCCCAACTACAGCCCGGACGAGTAG